A single region of the Xiphias gladius isolate SHS-SW01 ecotype Sanya breed wild chromosome 17, ASM1685928v1, whole genome shotgun sequence genome encodes:
- the LOC120802807 gene encoding cysteine-rich and transmembrane domain-containing protein 1-like — MKAADQTLDGSLTKILLDLILDINVSGSTHRSVQMSGEQPPPYRPHFPEGPPAPGYPPGSSATPAAFPGSPYQTFPQTYAGGGDHSFYHGPPMPPGPQGPPGPPGAFMTQPGLQGYQCGPPGAAYHWEGAKPYGEPPKQTVFVVEQKDQGGGAEESCLAACSAALCCCCLWDMLTSHFC, encoded by the exons ATGAAGGCAGCTGACCAGACATTAGACGGATCCCTCACCAAAATCCTGCTCGACCTGATTTTAGACATAAATGTGTCAG GTTCCACTCACCGCTCCGTCCAGATGAGCGGCGAACAGCCTCCTCCGTACCGCCCTCATTTCCCTGAGGGACCGCCGGCCCCCGGCTACCCTCCAGGTTCGTCTGCCACA CCTGCAGCCTTCCCCGGTTCGCCATACCAG ACCTTCCCTCAGACCTACGCAGGTGGAGGAGACCACTCTTTCTACCATGGGCCCCCAATGCCACCGGGGCCACAGGGGCCACCTGGGCCCCCAGGGGCATTCATGACTCAGCCTGGGTTGCAAGGATACCAATGCGGTCCCCCGGGGGCCGCCTATCACTGGGAAGGCGCGAAGCCGTACGGAGAGCCGCCAAAACAAACGG TGTTCGTGGTGGAGCAGAAGGATCAAGGTGGTGGTGCTGAGGAGTCGTGTCTGGCGGCCTGTtcagctgctctgtgctgctgctgcctctgggACATGTTGACCTCTCACTtctgctga
- the LOC120802324 gene encoding histone H2B 1/2-like — MPDPVKAPKKGSKKAVSKATKSGKKKRKPRRESYAIYVYKVLKQVHPDTGISSKAMQIMNSFVGDIFERIAGEASRLAHYNKRSTITSREIQTAVRLLLPGELAKHAVSEGTKAVTKYTSSNTASGHWGTLAVPYQFY; from the exons ATGCCAGATCCAGTCAAAGCACCGAAGAAGGGCTCTAAGAAAGCCGTGTCCAAGGCCACCAAGAGCggcaagaagaagagaaagccCAGGAGGGAGAGCTACGCCATCTACGTGTACAAGGTCCTGAAGCAGGTCCACCCCGACACCGGCATCTCCTCCAAGGCCATGCAGATCATGAACTCCTTCGTGGGCGACATCTTCGAGCGCATCGCCGGCGAGGCCTCCCGCCTGGCCCACTACAACAAGCGCTCCACCATCACCTCCAGGGAGATTCAGACCGCCGTCCGTCTCCTGCTCCCCGGCGAGCTGGCCAAGCACGCCGTGTCCGAGGGCACCAAGGCTGTGACAAAGTACACCAGCTCCAA tactGCGAGTGGCCACTGGGGGACATTGGCGGTGCCATATCAGTTCTATTGA
- the LOC120802326 gene encoding histone H2B 3-like, with amino-acid sequence MPDPVKAPKKGSKKAVSKATKSGKKKRKPRRESYAIYVYKVLKQVHPDTGISSKAMQIMNSFVGDIFERIAGEASRLAHYNKRSTITSREIQTAVRLLLPGELAKHAVSEGTKAVTKYTSSK; translated from the coding sequence ATGCCAGATCCAGTCAAAGCACCGAAGAAGGGCTCTAAGAAAGCCGTGTCCAAGGCCACCAAGAGCggcaagaagaagagaaagccCAGGAGGGAGAGCTATGCCATCTACGTGTACAAGGTCCTGAAGCAGGTCCACCCCGACACCGGCATCTCCTCCAAGGCCATGCAGATCATGAACTCCTTCGTGGGCGACATCTTCGAGCGCATCGCCGGCGAGGCCTCCCGCCTGGCCCACTACAACAAGCGCTCCACCATCACCTCCAGGGAGATCCAGACCGCCGTCCGTCTCCTGCTGCCCGGCGAGCTGGCCAAGCACGCCGTGTCCGAGGGCACCAAGGCTGTGACAAAGTACACCAGCTCCAAGTAA